A single genomic interval of bacterium harbors:
- a CDS encoding crossover junction endodeoxyribonuclease RuvC has translation MICLGIDPGTLKPGFCVLSLPSEARGSCKILSAGCLVLRTKDPLPVRLMHIYDFFENMIVTCSVSSLAIETPFLGKNAQNFLKLGYVRGILYLLAQRKGLEIQEFTPRQVKLAVSGYGGADKEMVARSLSKLFPVFDPSAVEMFDITDAIAVAFCGIMSLR, from the coding sequence GTGATTTGTTTGGGTATTGATCCTGGAACGTTAAAGCCAGGTTTTTGTGTTTTGTCTTTGCCTTCTGAAGCTCGTGGTAGCTGTAAAATTTTAAGTGCTGGGTGTTTAGTTTTAAGAACTAAGGACCCATTGCCTGTGCGACTTATGCATATATATGATTTTTTTGAAAACATGATTGTGACCTGTTCAGTTTCTTCATTGGCCATTGAAACGCCTTTTCTTGGGAAAAATGCACAAAATTTTTTGAAGCTTGGTTATGTGCGAGGAATTTTGTATTTGTTAGCTCAGCGCAAAGGGCTCGAGATACAAGAATTTACACCGCGTCAGGTGAAGCTTGCAGTTTCTGGGTACGGTGGAGCGGACAAAGAGATGGTAGCGCGTTCTTTGTCGAAGCTTTTTCCTGTTTTTGATCCATCTGCTGTTGAAATGTTTGACATCACCGATGCGATAGCAGTTGCCTTTTGTGGGATAATGTCTTTGAGGTGA